The following are from one region of the Macaca thibetana thibetana isolate TM-01 chromosome 2, ASM2454274v1, whole genome shotgun sequence genome:
- the TMEM43 gene encoding transmembrane protein 43, with product MAANYSSTSTRREHVKVTTGSQPGFLERLSETSGGMVVGLMTFLLSFYLIFTNEGRALKTATSLAEGLSLVVSPDSIHSVAPENEGRLVHIIGALRTSKLLSDPNYGVHLPAVKLRRHVEMYQWVETEESREYTEDGQVKKETRYSYNTEWRSEIINSKNFDREIGHKNPSAMAVESFTATAPFVQIGRFFLSPGLIDKVDNFKPLSLSKLEDPHVDIIRRGDFFYHSENPKYPEVGDLRVSFSYAGLSGDDPDLGPAHMVTVIARQRGDQLVPFSTKSGDTLLLLHHGDFSAEEVFHRELRSNSMKTWGLRAAGWMAMFMGLNLMTRILYTLVDWFPVFRDLVNIGLKAFAFCMATSLTLLTVAAGWLFYRPLWALLIAGLALVPIIVARTRVSAKKLE from the exons ATGGCCGCGAAT tattCCAGTACCAGTACCCGGAGAGAACATGTCAAAGTTACAACCGGCTCCCAGCCAGGCTTCCTGGAGCGGCTGAGCGAGACCTCGGGTGGGATGGTCGTGGGGCTCATGACCTTCCTGCTCTCCTTCTACCTAATTTTCACCAATGAG GGCCGTGCGTTGAAGACGGCAACCTCGTTGGCCGAGGGGCTCTCGCTTGTCGTGTCCCCTGACAGCATCCACAGTGTGGCGCCAGAGAATGAAGGAAGGCTGGTGCATATCATTGGCGCCCTGCGGACATCCAAG CTTTTGTCTGATCCAAACTATGGGGTTCATCTTCCGGCTGTGAAACTGCGGAGGCACGTGGAGATGTACCAGTGGGTAGAAACTGAGGAGTCCAG GGAGTACACTGAGGATGGGCAGGTGAAGAAGGAGACGAGGTACTCCTACA ACACCGAATGGAGGTCAGAAATCATCAACAGCAAAAACTTCGACCGAGAGATTGGCCACAAAAACCCCAG TGCCATGGCAGTGGAGTCATTCACGGCAACAGCCCCCTTTGTCCAAATTGGCAGATTTTTCCTCTCGCCAG GCCTCATCGACAAAGTTGACAACTTCAAGCCCCTGAGCCTGTCTAAGCTGGAGGACCCTCACGTGGACATCATTCGCCGTGGAGACTTTTTCTACCACAGCGAAAATCCCAAGTATCCGGAG GTGGGAGACTTGCGCGTCTCCTTTTCCTATGCTGGACTGAGCGGCGATGACCCTGACCTGGGCCCGGCTCACATG GTCACTGTGATTGCCCGACAGCGGGGTGACCAGCTAGTCCCATTCTCCACCAAGTCTGGGGATACCTTACTGCTCCTGCACCATGGGGACTTCTCAGCAGAG GAGGTGTTTCATAGAGAACTAAGGAGCAACTCCATGAAGACCTGGGGCCTGCGGGCAGCTGGCTGGATGGCCATGTTCATGGGCCTCAACCTTATGACACGCATCCTCTACACCCTGG TGGACTGGTTTCCTGTCTTTCGAGACTTGGTCAACATTGGCCTGAAAGCCTTTGCCTTCTGCATGGCCACCTCGCTGACCCTGTTGACCGTGGCGGCTGGCTGGCTCTTCTACCGGCCCCTATGGGCCCTCCTCATTGCCGGCCTGGCGCTGGTGCCCATCATTGTTGCTCGGACACGGGTGTCGGCCAAAAAGTTGGAGTGA
- the CHCHD4 gene encoding mitochondrial intermembrane space import and assembly protein 40 isoform X1: protein MSYCRQEGKDRIIFVTKEDHETPSNAELVADDPNDPYEEHGLILPNGNINWNCPCLGGMASGPCGEQFKSAFSCFHYSTEEIKGSDCVDQFRAMQECMQKYPDLYPQEDEDEEEEREKKPAEQVEETAPTEATAPKEEEGSS from the exons ATGTCCTATTGCCGGCAGGAAG GGAAGGATCGAATCATATTTGTAACCAAAGAAGATCATGAAACTCCAAGCAATGCAGAACTGGTGGCCGATGACCCCAATGATCCATACGAGGAGCACG GATTGATACTGCCAAATGGAAACATTAACTGGAACTGCCCATGCCTTGGGGGAATGGCCAGCGGTCCCTGTGGAGAACAGTTTAAGTCAGCCTTTTCCTGCTTCCACTATAGCACGGAGGAGATCAAGGGGTCAGACTGTGTAGACCAGTTCCGGGCCATGCAGGAATGCATGCAGAAATACCCAGACCTCTATCCCcaagaggatgaggatgaggaagaggaaagggagaagaagccagcagaacaagtagaagaaacagCTCCCACTGAGGCCACTGCACCCAAAGAAGAGGAGGGGTCAAGTTAA
- the CHCHD4 gene encoding mitochondrial intermembrane space import and assembly protein 40 isoform X2, with protein sequence MPVSYSSVTTRYYHRAGAKEGKDRIIFVTKEDHETPSNAELVADDPNDPYEEHGLILPNGNINWNCPCLGGMASGPCGEQFKSAFSCFHYSTEEIKGSDCVDQFRAMQECMQKYPDLYPQEDEDEEEEREKKPAEQVEETAPTEATAPKEEEGSS encoded by the exons ATGCCTGTGTCGTATTCATCTGTGACCACCAGGTACTACCACAGAGCTGGAGCTAAGGAAG GGAAGGATCGAATCATATTTGTAACCAAAGAAGATCATGAAACTCCAAGCAATGCAGAACTGGTGGCCGATGACCCCAATGATCCATACGAGGAGCACG GATTGATACTGCCAAATGGAAACATTAACTGGAACTGCCCATGCCTTGGGGGAATGGCCAGCGGTCCCTGTGGAGAACAGTTTAAGTCAGCCTTTTCCTGCTTCCACTATAGCACGGAGGAGATCAAGGGGTCAGACTGTGTAGACCAGTTCCGGGCCATGCAGGAATGCATGCAGAAATACCCAGACCTCTATCCCcaagaggatgaggatgaggaagaggaaagggagaagaagccagcagaacaagtagaagaaacagCTCCCACTGAGGCCACTGCACCCAAAGAAGAGGAGGGGTCAAGTTAA